The proteins below are encoded in one region of Aeromonas jandaei:
- a CDS encoding GNAT family N-acetyltransferase, whose amino-acid sequence MAGATPTAREQPVPTRYECRPARLTDAAAYRNYVAECAEAGLPLYQVAQFDPDSWLEALLDHARGHNLPSGYPTTTTYFALDAGEILATLRLRHGDNEASQQWLGHIGYETRPSRRGEGAASLLLGWVQQHILSKPVLVSCDEQNQASCRVIAKAGGVWLARRFHPGDRCWLAVYRIFPLPHPIEHAPT is encoded by the coding sequence ATGGCAGGTGCAACTCCCACTGCACGTGAGCAGCCAGTGCCGACCCGCTATGAATGCCGCCCGGCTCGGCTGACTGATGCTGCCGCCTATCGCAACTATGTGGCCGAGTGTGCCGAAGCCGGATTGCCCCTCTATCAGGTCGCGCAATTTGATCCTGACAGCTGGCTAGAAGCGCTGCTGGATCATGCCAGAGGGCATAACCTGCCCAGCGGCTATCCGACCACCACCACCTATTTTGCCCTCGATGCCGGAGAGATCCTCGCCACCTTGCGCCTGCGCCACGGTGACAATGAGGCCAGCCAACAGTGGCTGGGCCACATCGGTTACGAAACCCGTCCCTCCCGTCGTGGCGAAGGGGCTGCGAGCTTGCTGCTTGGCTGGGTACAGCAACACATTTTGAGCAAGCCGGTATTGGTCAGCTGTGACGAACAGAACCAGGCCTCCTGCAGGGTGATTGCGAAAGCAGGCGGAGTATGGCTGGCGCGACGCTTCCATCCGGGAGATCGCTGCTGGTTGGCGGTGTACCGGATATTCCCTCTGCCCCATCCGATAGAACACGCCCCAACATAA
- a CDS encoding prolyl-tRNA synthetase associated domain-containing protein has protein sequence MVALYSLLDQLTIPYQRIDHAPVFTCEEASRLLPDLPAAKSKNLFLRDPKSERLFLVVAPEESRVDLKALAAALGVKRLSFGSPERLEAVLGLTPGSVTLLAIVRDREKAVELVVDEAIWQAEQVQCHPLVNTATLIIRLDDVRRLLAHLSREATVMRLPVVAAD, from the coding sequence ATGGTGGCGCTTTACTCTCTGCTGGATCAGCTGACCATTCCCTATCAGCGCATCGATCACGCCCCCGTCTTCACCTGCGAGGAGGCCAGCCGGCTGCTGCCCGACCTGCCTGCCGCCAAGAGCAAGAATCTCTTTTTGCGTGACCCGAAAAGCGAGCGGCTGTTTCTGGTGGTAGCACCGGAGGAGAGCCGGGTCGATCTCAAGGCGCTGGCTGCCGCCCTTGGCGTCAAGCGGCTGAGTTTTGGCTCGCCAGAGCGGCTCGAGGCCGTGCTTGGCCTCACCCCGGGTTCGGTCACCCTGCTCGCCATAGTGCGCGACAGGGAAAAAGCGGTTGAGCTGGTGGTGGATGAGGCCATCTGGCAGGCCGAACAGGTGCAGTGCCATCCGCTGGTCAACACCGCTACCCTGATCATCCGCCTCGACGACGTGCGCCGTCTGCTGGCCCACCTCAGCCGGGAGGCCACCGTCATGCGGCTGCCGGTCGTGGCCGCAGATTGA
- a CDS encoding DNA polymerase II gives MTCMTDQPSIPPVTPPRDGFILTRHGRDVRGRGEQPERTEIVMWLWSEQGPVRVVVPGQEPVFFLPQSHMEEAAELFKGAGVSGRFRRLPMHTFDGRAVVGCYFATLSAFHRAIELLLIRGLEHFEADIRLPERYLMERFITAGVRFEGRTLKKGGKHGYWEVNEARCAPQAVTPTLSWVSLDVECAMDGALFSVGLYSEEDARVIMIGTPEADADSWGTQVEWVADESALLSALERWFVRQDPDLVIGWNVVNFDFRLLLRRAELNKRRLRLGRGHELCFWRSSRNDPQTGSVIIPGRMVLDGIDTLKSATWQFPSYSLDAVASELLGRGKDIEDVANRGEKITELFHSDKEALARYNLEDCKLVWEIFDYCHLIPFAIERASLTGLELDRVGGSVAAFTNLYLPRLHRGGYVAPNLPADGGLASPGGYVMDSKPGLYRHVLVLDFKSLYPSIIRTFCIDPMGLIEGLQHPDQAIPGFRGALFSRERHFLPDLIATLWAARDRAKAASNKALSQAIKIIMNSFYGVLGSGGCRFYDPRLASSITLRGHGIMQQTREWIEGEGFEVIYGDTDSTFVHLGKETSPAQADEIGRRLAKMINDNWAALIKREFNLPSYLEIQYETHYRRFLMPTIRGLEKGSKKRYAGLVAGKEAGAEEQLVFKGLESVRTDWTPLAKAFQTRLYEMVFHDQDPGSYVRTMVDETRAGQHDELLVYRKRLRQKLEEYQKNVPPHVRAARLADEENLRRGLPQRYQHRGSIAYLMTLNGPEPLEYRRTPIDYEHYIDKQLKPIADAILPFVGESFERICGQQLDLF, from the coding sequence ATGACTTGCATGACTGACCAACCGTCCATCCCACCCGTTACTCCGCCACGCGACGGCTTTATTCTGACCCGTCACGGGCGGGATGTGCGCGGTCGTGGCGAGCAGCCGGAACGCACCGAGATCGTGATGTGGCTCTGGAGCGAGCAGGGACCGGTGCGGGTGGTAGTGCCGGGGCAGGAGCCGGTCTTCTTCCTGCCACAGAGCCATATGGAAGAAGCCGCCGAGCTGTTCAAGGGGGCCGGGGTGAGCGGGCGGTTTCGCCGCCTGCCGATGCACACCTTCGACGGCCGCGCCGTGGTGGGCTGCTACTTTGCCACCTTGAGCGCCTTTCACCGCGCCATCGAGCTGCTGCTCATCCGCGGGCTGGAGCACTTCGAGGCGGATATCCGGCTGCCGGAGCGCTACCTGATGGAGCGTTTCATTACCGCCGGCGTGCGCTTCGAGGGGCGTACCCTCAAGAAAGGGGGCAAGCACGGCTACTGGGAGGTGAACGAGGCGCGCTGCGCACCGCAGGCGGTGACGCCGACCCTCTCCTGGGTGTCGCTGGACGTGGAGTGTGCCATGGATGGGGCGCTCTTCTCGGTGGGGCTCTACAGCGAAGAGGATGCGCGGGTCATCATGATCGGTACGCCGGAGGCCGACGCCGACAGCTGGGGTACCCAGGTCGAATGGGTGGCGGACGAGAGCGCCCTGCTGAGTGCGCTGGAGCGCTGGTTTGTGCGGCAAGACCCCGATCTGGTCATCGGCTGGAACGTGGTCAACTTCGACTTTCGCCTGCTGCTGCGCCGCGCCGAGCTCAACAAGCGGCGGTTGCGGCTGGGGCGCGGCCACGAGCTCTGTTTCTGGCGATCATCGCGCAACGACCCCCAGACTGGCAGCGTTATTATCCCCGGGCGCATGGTGCTGGACGGCATCGACACCCTGAAAAGCGCCACCTGGCAGTTTCCGAGCTACAGCCTGGATGCGGTGGCGAGCGAACTGCTTGGCCGTGGCAAGGATATCGAGGATGTGGCCAACCGGGGCGAGAAGATCACCGAGCTGTTTCACTCCGACAAGGAAGCGCTGGCCCGCTACAACCTGGAAGATTGCAAGCTGGTGTGGGAGATCTTCGACTATTGCCACCTCATCCCCTTTGCCATCGAGCGTGCCTCCCTCACCGGCCTTGAGCTGGACCGGGTAGGGGGCTCGGTGGCGGCGTTTACCAACCTCTACCTGCCGCGGCTGCATCGTGGCGGCTACGTGGCCCCCAATCTGCCGGCCGACGGCGGGCTGGCGAGCCCCGGCGGCTATGTGATGGACTCCAAACCCGGCCTCTATCGCCACGTGCTGGTGCTCGATTTCAAGAGCCTCTATCCCAGCATCATCCGCACCTTCTGCATCGACCCCATGGGGCTCATCGAGGGGCTGCAGCATCCAGACCAAGCCATTCCGGGCTTTCGCGGCGCCCTGTTCTCCCGCGAGCGGCACTTCCTGCCGGATCTCATCGCCACCCTGTGGGCGGCGCGGGATCGGGCCAAGGCCGCCAGCAACAAGGCGCTCTCCCAGGCCATCAAGATCATCATGAACTCCTTCTACGGGGTATTGGGCTCGGGGGGCTGCCGCTTCTACGACCCGAGGCTTGCTTCCTCCATTACCTTGCGCGGTCACGGCATCATGCAGCAGACCCGGGAGTGGATCGAAGGGGAGGGCTTCGAGGTGATCTATGGCGACACCGACTCCACCTTCGTGCACCTTGGCAAGGAGACCAGTCCCGCACAGGCGGACGAGATTGGCCGGCGGCTGGCAAAGATGATCAACGACAACTGGGCTGCGCTGATCAAGCGCGAGTTCAACCTGCCGAGCTATCTGGAGATCCAGTACGAGACCCACTATCGCCGCTTCCTGATGCCCACCATCCGCGGGCTGGAGAAGGGGAGCAAGAAGCGCTACGCGGGGCTGGTGGCTGGCAAGGAGGCGGGGGCAGAGGAGCAACTGGTGTTCAAGGGGCTCGAATCGGTGCGCACCGACTGGACGCCCCTTGCCAAGGCGTTTCAGACCCGCCTCTACGAAATGGTGTTTCACGACCAGGATCCCGGCAGCTATGTGCGCACCATGGTGGACGAGACCCGGGCCGGCCAGCACGACGAGCTGTTGGTTTATCGCAAGCGGCTGCGCCAAAAACTCGAGGAGTATCAGAAGAATGTGCCACCCCATGTGCGGGCGGCGCGCCTGGCGGACGAGGAGAACCTGCGCCGCGGCCTGCCCCAGCGCTACCAGCATCGGGGCTCCATCGCCTATCTGATGACCCTTAATGGCCCAGAACCGCTGGAGTACCGGCGCACCCCCATCGATTACGAACACTATATCGACAAGCAGCTCAAACCCATTGCCGATGCGATCCTCCCCTTTGTCGGCGAGTCGTTCGAGCGGATCTGCGGCCAGCAGCTCGATCTTTTTTAG
- a CDS encoding DinI family protein produces MRLEIIIDKKHQIPTSTMEALRQELLKQLGEKFPDLHVRVAPGSSMSLTVSRASKEDKELAEAMVQEVWENADSWMPEESLAS; encoded by the coding sequence ATGCGTCTGGAAATCATCATCGACAAAAAACATCAGATCCCGACCTCCACCATGGAAGCGCTGCGCCAGGAGCTGCTCAAGCAGCTGGGCGAGAAGTTCCCCGATCTCCATGTCCGCGTCGCCCCGGGCAGCAGCATGTCCCTGACTGTCAGCCGCGCCAGCAAGGAGGACAAGGAGCTTGCTGAGGCTATGGTGCAGGAGGTGTGGGAAAACGCAGACAGCTGGATGCCGGAAGAGAGTCTGGCTTCCTAA
- a CDS encoding DUF2927 domain-containing protein, with amino-acid sequence MSFAAIPFSAPHVIANVVIANVCRAARPRGMSHGLLALLTLCSFFSQGAERWQSDSYLTESFMAIAMEREYHETAHPRFTRWQQPVRLQLINESGDKPLQAEVVKVQAAHLARITGHPISMVTSKPNLTLIMTDYQRMKGWAKRTMGNAPSVNAALKEGLCIGHFATNKQHEISSATIIIPVDYSRAKGRFLDCVVEEFTQVMGLPNDSDKVFPSIFNDNSIDSFLTGLDYVLLKLAYHPALKAGMSSDEVRAALPLAIKDLRAKGEISEADRRVQQQSLKSWAGL; translated from the coding sequence ATGTCATTTGCCGCTATCCCCTTTAGCGCCCCGCACGTTATTGCCAATGTGGTCATTGCCAATGTGTGCCGCGCAGCCCGTCCCCGAGGCATGTCACACGGGCTGCTGGCCCTGCTCACACTCTGCTCTTTCTTCTCACAAGGAGCAGAGCGCTGGCAGAGCGACAGCTATCTCACCGAGAGTTTTATGGCCATCGCCATGGAGCGGGAGTATCACGAAACCGCTCACCCGCGCTTCACCCGCTGGCAGCAACCGGTGCGCTTGCAGCTCATCAACGAGTCGGGGGACAAGCCGCTGCAGGCGGAGGTGGTCAAGGTACAAGCCGCCCACCTCGCCCGCATCACCGGCCACCCTATCAGCATGGTGACCAGCAAACCCAACCTCACCCTCATCATGACCGACTACCAGCGGATGAAGGGTTGGGCCAAGCGCACCATGGGCAACGCACCTTCGGTCAATGCCGCGCTAAAGGAGGGGCTCTGCATTGGCCACTTCGCGACCAACAAGCAGCACGAGATCAGCAGTGCCACCATCATCATTCCGGTGGACTACAGCCGTGCCAAGGGGCGCTTTCTCGACTGCGTAGTGGAGGAGTTTACCCAGGTGATGGGGCTGCCCAACGACTCGGACAAGGTGTTTCCCTCCATCTTCAATGACAACAGCATCGACAGCTTTCTGACCGGTCTCGACTATGTGCTGCTCAAGCTCGCCTACCACCCTGCCCTCAAGGCGGGGATGAGCAGCGACGAGGTTCGGGCGGCCCTGCCGCTTGCCATCAAGGATCTGCGCGCCAAAGGCGAGATCAGCGAGGCAGACCGCCGCGTTCAGCAACAGAGCCTCAAAAGCTGGGCCGGGCTCTGA
- a CDS encoding M48 family metallopeptidase — MAELTYLGGYPEALKAQVQQLIAAGKLGDMLAKRYPDSHQIQSDKALLAYTMELKNRYLKSSAPLSKVVFDGKINVIKDALGLHTYISRVQGNKLKAKNEIRIAALFKEAPAPFLKMIVAHELAHIKEKDHNKSFYQLCQYMEPDYHQLEFDLRLWLTWRDIDKANR; from the coding sequence ATGGCGGAACTGACCTATCTCGGGGGCTATCCCGAAGCGCTCAAGGCACAGGTGCAACAGCTGATCGCGGCAGGCAAACTTGGCGACATGCTGGCCAAGCGCTATCCAGATAGCCATCAGATCCAGAGTGACAAGGCGCTGCTCGCCTACACCATGGAGCTGAAAAACCGCTACCTCAAAAGCTCGGCCCCCCTGTCAAAGGTGGTGTTTGACGGCAAGATCAACGTCATCAAGGACGCCCTCGGCCTGCACACCTACATCAGCCGGGTACAGGGCAACAAGCTCAAGGCCAAGAACGAGATCCGCATCGCCGCCCTGTTCAAGGAGGCACCCGCCCCCTTTCTCAAGATGATCGTCGCGCATGAGCTGGCCCATATCAAAGAGAAGGATCACAACAAGAGCTTCTACCAGCTCTGCCAGTATATGGAGCCCGACTATCATCAACTGGAGTTTGATCTGAGGCTATGGCTCACCTGGCGCGATATCGACAAGGCCAATCGCTAG
- a CDS encoding bifunctional metallophosphatase/5'-nucleotidase: MSITVQLAHFSDCHSHFDGAPISFTPAGESQWRTQCGGYARILTRLTQLRAQAVAAGRGCLILHGGDSFQGSLYFNRFKGRANADLLAMLAPDAMVIGNHEFDLGNGQLVEFLRQLDFPVLAANLDNSQEPADTPLRLWDIPHLYDAHQPWHRRVIDGVPFALLGITLAQMAAIANPDPHTRFHGVNETLTRVIREIKGEGIHHIVLLSHLGLDQDKLLAERFPELSLIVGGHTHSLLGDLAPLGLPSEGDYPLMHNGVAIMHAGHSALCLGVCELTFDEAGRVADSHGQLEWLPWQPWPFGSPPPAGLTFCEPDARLEQHLAKRYRPEIETMTQRIVTRLDTPLPHQRLPDANLPHGSHVAPLVAHAMLMAAREQVGEVDFALHNAGGVRCSLEPGPLSEADIAGRLLPFAIPLTLYRVHGHELAEALENAIDNATNNGVVGNGNGSFPYTAGVRFTYQADRPKGQRITHLEWEPEPDCWQPVASDQVYRGVSSAYTASGKEGYTALTRTLTQHNQELGITLADAFIRWARHQPELRAMPPRVEYLP; the protein is encoded by the coding sequence ATGAGTATTACGGTTCAACTTGCCCACTTCAGTGACTGCCACTCCCATTTCGATGGTGCGCCGATAAGCTTCACCCCCGCCGGAGAGTCCCAGTGGCGCACCCAGTGTGGCGGTTATGCCCGGATCCTGACCCGCCTGACCCAACTGCGCGCGCAAGCGGTTGCAGCAGGTCGCGGCTGCCTTATTCTGCACGGCGGCGACTCCTTTCAGGGCTCCCTCTATTTCAACCGGTTCAAGGGGCGGGCCAACGCCGACCTGCTCGCCATGCTGGCCCCCGATGCCATGGTGATCGGCAACCATGAATTCGATCTGGGTAATGGCCAGTTGGTGGAGTTTCTGCGCCAGCTCGATTTTCCGGTGCTCGCAGCCAATCTGGACAACAGTCAGGAGCCGGCCGATACGCCTCTTCGCCTGTGGGATATTCCCCACCTCTACGACGCCCATCAGCCCTGGCATCGCCGGGTCATCGATGGCGTCCCCTTTGCCCTGCTCGGGATCACGCTGGCCCAGATGGCGGCCATCGCCAATCCGGATCCGCACACCCGCTTCCACGGGGTGAACGAGACCCTGACCCGGGTAATTCGCGAGATAAAGGGCGAAGGGATCCACCATATCGTGCTGCTGAGCCACCTCGGGCTGGATCAGGACAAGCTGCTGGCCGAACGCTTCCCCGAGCTCAGTCTCATTGTTGGCGGTCATACCCACAGCCTGCTGGGGGATCTCGCGCCGCTGGGCCTGCCAAGCGAAGGGGATTATCCCCTGATGCACAATGGCGTAGCCATCATGCATGCGGGCCACAGTGCCCTCTGCCTTGGCGTCTGCGAGCTCACCTTCGATGAAGCTGGCCGCGTGGCAGATAGCCACGGCCAGCTGGAGTGGCTCCCCTGGCAACCCTGGCCGTTCGGCTCCCCCCCGCCAGCCGGACTCACTTTCTGCGAGCCGGATGCCAGGCTGGAGCAGCATCTGGCCAAACGCTACCGGCCGGAGATCGAGACCATGACCCAGCGCATCGTCACCAGACTCGATACCCCGCTCCCCCATCAGCGCCTGCCGGATGCCAACCTGCCTCACGGCAGCCATGTCGCACCGCTGGTAGCCCATGCCATGCTGATGGCGGCCCGGGAACAGGTGGGCGAGGTCGATTTTGCCCTGCACAACGCCGGTGGCGTGCGCTGCTCGCTGGAGCCGGGCCCCTTGAGCGAGGCCGATATCGCCGGTCGCCTGCTCCCCTTTGCCATTCCCCTCACCCTCTATCGGGTACACGGCCACGAGTTGGCGGAAGCGCTGGAGAATGCCATCGACAACGCCACCAATAATGGCGTGGTCGGCAATGGCAACGGCAGCTTCCCCTACACCGCCGGGGTGCGCTTCACCTACCAGGCCGATCGGCCCAAAGGTCAGCGTATTACCCATCTGGAGTGGGAGCCTGAACCAGACTGCTGGCAACCGGTGGCGTCCGACCAGGTCTATCGCGGGGTATCGAGCGCCTACACCGCCTCCGGCAAGGAGGGCTACACTGCGCTGACTCGTACCCTGACCCAGCACAATCAGGAGCTTGGCATCACGCTAGCCGATGCCTTTATCCGCTGGGCCCGCCATCAGCCGGAGCTGCGGGCCATGCCACCGCGAGTCGAGTACCTGCCGTAA
- the dcuC gene encoding anaerobic C4-dicarboxylate transporter DcuC gives MLELIIGTLVTLVVGRAIFKGYSATGVLLSGGLLLLVVTALMGKPVLPSKVTSTGYIATDIFEYVRFLLNDRGGGLGMLIMVLCGFAGYMSHIGANTILVKLASKPLGIIKSPYILLVAAYLVACAMSLAVSSATGLGVLLMATLFPLMVNMGISRGAAAAVCASPAAIILAPTSGDVVMAAQAANMPLLDFAFKLTLPISLVAIACMAVTHFFWQRYLDQKSGEHNEPVAPSDLITTAPGFYAILPFTPIIGVLVFDGKWGPQLDIVTIIVMCMVLASLLELVRLRNGKELLDGLQVCWRNMADAFAGVVMLLVGAGVFAQGLMTIGFIDTLLAHAQDLGSGGMIMMLSLVVITTLAAFTTGSGNAPFYAFVELIPNLATSLGINPAYLVIPMLQASNLGRTISPVSGVVVACAGMGKLSPFEVVKRTSLPVAVGLLVVIVATQIMVPA, from the coding sequence ATGCTGGAACTCATCATCGGCACCCTGGTCACTCTGGTGGTCGGGCGCGCCATCTTCAAAGGATACTCAGCGACAGGCGTGTTGCTGAGCGGCGGCTTGCTGCTGCTGGTCGTCACGGCCCTGATGGGCAAGCCGGTGCTGCCGAGCAAGGTGACAAGCACCGGTTATATCGCCACCGATATCTTCGAATATGTCCGCTTCCTGCTCAACGATCGTGGCGGCGGACTGGGGATGCTGATCATGGTGCTGTGCGGCTTCGCCGGCTACATGAGCCACATCGGTGCCAACACCATTCTGGTCAAGCTGGCCAGCAAACCGCTCGGCATCATCAAATCCCCCTATATCCTGCTGGTTGCCGCCTATCTGGTGGCCTGTGCCATGTCGCTGGCGGTCAGCTCCGCCACCGGTCTGGGCGTGCTGCTGATGGCAACCCTGTTCCCGCTGATGGTCAACATGGGGATCTCCCGTGGCGCCGCGGCCGCCGTGTGCGCCTCGCCGGCCGCCATCATTCTGGCTCCGACCTCCGGTGACGTGGTGATGGCCGCCCAGGCTGCCAACATGCCGCTGCTGGACTTTGCCTTCAAGCTGACCCTGCCCATCTCGCTGGTCGCCATCGCCTGTATGGCGGTGACCCACTTCTTCTGGCAGCGCTACCTCGATCAGAAATCCGGCGAGCACAACGAGCCGGTGGCACCGAGCGACCTCATCACTACGGCGCCCGGCTTCTACGCCATTCTCCCCTTCACCCCCATCATCGGGGTGCTGGTGTTTGACGGCAAATGGGGCCCGCAGCTCGATATCGTCACCATCATCGTCATGTGCATGGTACTGGCCAGCCTGCTGGAGCTGGTACGCCTGCGCAACGGCAAAGAGCTGCTGGATGGTCTGCAGGTCTGTTGGCGCAACATGGCCGACGCCTTTGCCGGCGTGGTGATGCTGCTGGTCGGTGCAGGTGTCTTCGCTCAGGGTCTGATGACCATCGGCTTTATCGACACCCTGCTGGCCCACGCCCAGGATCTGGGCTCGGGCGGCATGATCATGATGCTGTCACTGGTGGTGATCACCACCCTGGCCGCCTTCACGACCGGCTCGGGCAACGCCCCCTTCTACGCCTTCGTGGAGCTGATCCCCAATCTGGCCACCAGCCTTGGCATCAACCCGGCCTATCTGGTGATCCCCATGCTGCAAGCCTCCAACCTGGGCCGCACCATTTCACCGGTCTCCGGTGTCGTGGTCGCCTGTGCGGGGATGGGCAAACTCTCGCCGTTCGAAGTGGTCAAACGCACTTCGCTGCCAGTGGCCGTCGGCCTGCTGGTGGTGATCGTCGCTACCCAGATCATGGTTCCGGCCTGA
- a CDS encoding DUF922 domain-containing protein, translated as MVSKFYGVVVGVAALLLPLASQAQPIRPQVVPESRINVRFYEVSATQPDQLARAIAQSAPKVNGNPVLGKASYQLDWQLETDQLQGLCQLSRVTVTTRATVELPRWRQSESSGEGKNNAADPARQRWARLLASMFDYESRFKEMVQQGANQVGGAIADLPAHSDCQALRYAAWAAGQGELVKIRSRIADFQRQTRYGEQLGVHWPK; from the coding sequence ATGGTCAGCAAGTTCTATGGAGTGGTAGTGGGGGTTGCGGCGCTGCTGTTGCCCCTGGCGAGTCAGGCGCAGCCAATCAGGCCGCAAGTGGTCCCCGAGTCCCGTATCAATGTTCGTTTTTATGAGGTCAGTGCAACCCAGCCAGATCAACTGGCCCGGGCCATCGCCCAGAGTGCCCCCAAGGTGAACGGCAACCCCGTGCTTGGCAAGGCGAGTTACCAGCTCGATTGGCAACTGGAGACCGATCAGCTGCAGGGGCTCTGTCAGCTGAGCAGAGTCACCGTCACCACCCGTGCGACGGTTGAGTTACCTCGCTGGCGCCAGAGTGAAAGTAGTGGTGAAGGGAAGAACAACGCGGCCGATCCGGCGCGCCAGCGCTGGGCTCGCTTGCTGGCCAGCATGTTCGACTATGAGTCCCGCTTCAAGGAGATGGTTCAACAAGGTGCCAATCAGGTTGGCGGCGCCATTGCTGACTTGCCTGCCCACAGCGACTGTCAGGCACTGCGTTATGCAGCCTGGGCGGCGGGGCAGGGAGAGTTGGTGAAGATCCGCAGCCGGATTGCCGATTTTCAGCGACAAACCCGTTATGGCGAGCAACTTGGAGTCCACTGGCCCAAGTAG